The genomic segment AGGTCGCGCAGTACTCGCAGCTGACCCTCCTCGGACTTCCGGTGGGCTTCGTCGCCGGCCTGGTGTTCATGCGCGTGGTCGACCGCCCCGCCAGGCACGCCTGGTTCGCCGCGGGCACCGCCCTGATCGTCGTCGCCTGGGCACTGCCGGCACTGCTCGGACCCGGGAAGTTCACCCTGGTCGCCGTCATGCTCGTCTCCGGCCTCGGCAACTCCTTCGCCGGCGAGTCCGTCTACAAGATCTGGTCCCAGGAACTCTTCCCCACCCTGCTGCGGGCGACCGCGACCGGCGTGACCATGGCCTTCACCCGGGCCCTGGCCGGCCTGGCCGCACTGGCCACGCCCGCCTTCGCCCTGGGCCACACCGAGCTGTTCTTCGGCCTGCTCCTCGGCGTCACGGTGATCTCGGCGGTCATCGGCCTCGCCTGGGTGCCCCGCCTGCCCAAAACCCCGCAGGCCGAGGAGCCTGCCGACGCTTCCCCGCCCCAGGCGCCTGCCGACCTGAGTGGCGCTCCCACACCCGAGACGACCGAAAAGGCTGTTCCTTGATCCGCCATCACGACTTCCGTCACCACGGTCTGACGCTGCGCTCCACACTGCACATCCCCGAAGGACCGGCGGACACCCGCCATCCGACCGTGGTGTTCGTCCACGGCTTCACCTCCAACCGGATCGAACTGCCGAACTTCGTCGCCATGTCCCGGCTGTTGGCCGCCAACGGCATCGCCTCGGTCCGGTTCGACCTCTCGGGCCACGGCGAGAGCGACGGCGACTTCTTCGACGTGACCATCACCGGCGAGATCGCCGAGACCCGCGCAATCCTGCGGACGGTCCGGACCCTCGACTTCGTCGACCCCGACCGCATCGGCCTGGTCGGCATGAGCATGGGAGGCGTGGTCGCCGGGATCACGGCCGCCGAGGAGACCGGGATCGGCGCGCTGTGCCTGTGGTCCCCGGCGGCGGTCGCCCCGTTCGAGATCGGCAGGGGCTATCTCAAGGGCCGCAGACTCGCCCCGGAGATCGAGGAGAAGGGCTATGTCGACGCCGACGGCCACCGGATGAGCCCCGCTCTCGTGGAGGACATAGCCGGCCTCGACGTCTACGGGAGGTCCGGCGCGTACACCGGGCCGGTCCACATCCTGCACGGCGACAAGGACGACATCGCACCCCTGGAGTACGTACGCCGCTACCTGGAGCACTACGACGGGAACGCGGAACTCGAGATCGTCGAAGGCGCGGACCACGCCTGGGGGACCGTCCCCCACCGGACCACGCTGCATCACTCCACGCTGCGATTCCTCCGGAGGCACCTCCAGCGATGAAGACGTCGAGCCCTGTGCCACGCCACGCGACGGACACCACGACCTCGGTCACCGGCCTGCGGACCGCGGACGACTCCGGTCTCGTCGCCACCCCGTACCCCATGCCGCGCCTGTCGTGGTCACTGACCGGCGAACGGCCGGGCATCCTCCAACACGCCTACGAGATCGAGGTGTCGGCCGACGCGTCCTTCAGCGACACCACCTCCAGCGGAAACGTCGAGTCCGACACGGTGACCGACCACCCGTGGCCGGCGCAACCGCTGAACAGCCGCGAGACCCGGTACTGGCGTGTCCGTGTCCGCACCGACCTCGGGTGGACGGAATGGAGCGACGCCGCCCGGGTGGAGGCCGCGCTGCTCGACGACGTGGACTGGGCGGCCCGCCCCGTCCATCTGCCCAGTGACCGGGGCCGTTCCTCCCCCGGCCCCGTGCCGTTGCTCCGCCGGGAGTTCCACCTCCCGGCGGAGCCGGTATCCGCGCGCCTGTACGTCACCTCGCTCGGCGTGCACCGCACCACGGTCAACGGCCGTGCCGTCTCCGAGGACCTGCTGGAACCGGGCTGGACCAGCTACCCCAACCGGCTGCTCTACGCCACCTACGACGTCACCGGCCTGCTCCGCACCGGCGCGAACGCCCTCTCCGCGGCGGTCGGCGACGGCTGGTACCGCGGTCATCTCACCTGGCACAAGAACCGCGACGTCTACGGGGACACGACGGCGCTGCTCGCCCAGCTCGAAGTCAACCTGGCCGACGGGACCAGGGTCACGGTCACCACCGACGGCCACTGGAAGGGCGGTTACGGCGATCTGCTGGCGGCGGACCTGTACGACGGCTGCGAACGCGACCTCCGCCACGAGCCCGAAGGCTGGCGGCTGCCGGGCTTCGTCGACACCGACTGGGAACCCGCCGCCACACTCCCCCTGCCCACCGGGCTGACGCAGCGGGCCCACCCGCCCGTGCGGGTCGTCCAGGTCATCCGGCCGGAGCGGCGGACCCTGCCCGACGGCTCGATCGCCGTCGACGCGGGCGAGAACATCACCGGCTGGCTGAGACTCCGCGTCGACGGCCCGAAGGGAAGCACCGTCACCGTCCGGCATGCCGAGGTCCTCGACGGCGACGGCCGGCTGCTGACGAGCATCCTGCGCGGCGCCCGTGCCACCGACCAGTACACCCTGGCCGGCGGCACGGCCGAACTGACGCCGGAGTTCACCTTCCACGGCTTCCGGTACGCCGAGATCGGCACCTCACCGGACGTGACCGTCGAGGCGATCGAGGTCGAGGTCGTCGCCAGCGACCTGCGCCGCATCGGCGAGTTCCGCTGCTCCGACGAGCGCGTGAACACCCTGTACGCGAACGTCGTACGCTCCCAGCGCGGCAACTTCCTCGCCGTGCCGACCGACTGCCCGCAGCGGGACGAACGGCTCGGCTGGACCGGGGACATCATGGCCTTCGCCCCGACGGCGTGCGCCACGTTCGACAGCGGCTCCTTCCTCGACAGCTGGCTCACCGACCTCCGCATCGAGCAACGGCCGGACGGCGCGGTCCCGATGGTGATCCCCGATGTACCGCTCGGGGAACTGCCGCCGGCCGAGCTGCCGTTCGCCGGTGCCGCCGCGGGCTGGGGCGACGCCGCCACGGTCGTACCGACCGCCCTCTACGAGGCCTACGGCCGACGGGACATGCTGAACCGCCACTACGCGGCCATGCGCGCGTGGGTCGAGTTCACCGTCGACCACCTGGACGAGGACGGAACCTGGAGCGGCAACGCCCAACTCGGGGACTGGCTCGACCCCGCCGCGCCTCCGGAGGACCCGGCGCGCGCCACCACGGACTCCGCCTACGTCGCCACCGCCTTCGTCGCGCACAGCGCCCGCCTGCTCGCCGACACGGCCCGTGAGCTGGGCCGTCTCGACGACGCCGTGCGGTACGAGGCCCTGCACGGGCGTACCGCCGAGGCCGCCTGGCGCAAGTGGGGCGACCACGCCCGCACCACCCAGACGGGCTGCGCGCTGGCCCTGTCCTTCGGCATCGCGCCCGACACCGAGCGGGCCGACGTGGGCAAGGCCCTCGCCGGTCTGGTGCGCGCCAACGGCGGCCGTATCGCCACCGGCTTCCTGGGCACCCCGTTCGTACTGCCCGCCCTCAGCGGCACCGGCCACACGGCCGAGGCGTACGAGCTGCTGCTCAACCCCGAGTGCCCGGGCTGGCTCTACCAGGTGGCCCGGGGTGCCACCACCATGTGGGAGCGGTGGGACGCGATCCGCCCCGACGGCACCATCGATGTCGAGAACGCGGGCACGATGCTGTCGTTCAACCACTACGCCTACGGCGCGGTCGCCGCCTGGCTCTACCGATCCGTGGCCGGTCTACGGCCCACCGCGCCCGGCTACCGCACCCTCGACATCGCCCCACGCCCCGGCTCCACGCTCACCTCCGCCGAGGCCTCGATCACCACCCCGTACGGCACCGCGTCCGTCGCCTGGTCGATCAGCGGCGACACCCTCACGGTGAAGGCGGTACTGCCGCCCGGCACCACGGGACGCTTCAGCCCGCCCGAGGGCTGGCGCTGCGCGGAGGCCGTCGACGGGCTCGCATCCGGCAGCCACCTCCTGTCCCTGCGTCCGGTCATCGGTCCCTGAAGCCACCCGCAACCGGAGCCCGTCGCCATCGGCTCCCTTCGCACCCGGTCCTGGAAACCGGGCTCACAGACGGCGGCCCGCTGCTCCCTGACACGCGGCGGGCCGCCTCCTTTTGGGCCTCGGGGCCGACCTACACCATGCCGAGGCCTTGGGAAAGGCCGTCCGGGCACGCGGAGTTCGTCGGCGACGTCCCTCTCATCCTCATCGCAGTGCGTCGGCGAAGAAGTCGAGTGACCGGTCGACCTCGGTGAGAGCCGGGGTCCGGTTGAGGTGGCCGTGCGGCATGCCGGCGGCCAGGTAGGTCCTGACCTCGACCTGGGACGCGGTCAACTGCCGCGCCAGGAGCTCCGCCGACGGCCGGAGGTCGTCGTACTCGGAGACCAGCAGGTGAACGGGCGGGAGGCCGTGCAGCGGGGCCGCGCCCGGCAGTGCGTCGCGTGGGAGGTCGGTGAGCCGGCCGACATAGTTCTCCACCATGAACTCGACGTCCGCCGTGGTGAACCGCATCGTCGGGGGGAGGGCCGCCATCTCGGCCGCCATGGTGCTGTCCAGGGCCGGGACGGGGAAGTGCGCGAACGGGTAGGCGAGCAGCAGGAGATCGGCCGGTCGCCGTCCCTCCTCCCGGTCCCGCAGGGCCGTGGCGAGGGCCAGCGCCGCGCCCGCGCTCGCCCCGCCGAGGGCCACGGCATCGGCGTCGGCGGCCAGTTCGGTCCTCAGCCACCGCCACGCGGCGCACACGTCGTCCACCGGGACCGGGTGGCGAACGCCGCCGACCGCCAGCCGGTAGTCGACGCAGACCACCACGGCCCCGGTCCGCGCGGCCAGTTCGGCCGCGACGACGTGTGCCTCGGGCATGTCGAGGTCGCCGCCGAGGAAGCCGCCGCCGTGCGCCCACAGGACTGCCGCGGAACCGGGGCGCGGCGGGGTGTACGTCCTGACCGGTACCGGGCCGTGAGGGCCGGCTATCTCGCGGTTCGCGACCGTGACATCGGGGTGCACCCACTGCGCCGGATCCCGCATGAACGCGCCGAACCTGGACTGCGCGTCCGGGTCCGCGAGATCCGCGAACGTGATGCCCGCGAGGAGGTGCAGCCTCTCCGCGAGATAGGGGTCGAGGGGCATGGTGACCTCTTTTCCGTGACGTCTGGACATGGGGCGGCGGGCGCACCTGCGGGCACGCCGAAACCGTGGTGGCCCACAGGGGACGCAGCCGGTGCCGGTCACCTGAGTCAGGCCTTGGCCGGGGCTGCTCGGACGGTCACGCCGACTCGCGTACCTCCAGCCGGATGTGCGGCTGCACCTGGTTTCCGGTGGCTTCCGCGCTGTCGAGCGCGGCCCGCACCGAGTCCGCGTACAGCTCGGCGATTCCGGGGAGGTCCTGGACGACGCTGGTCAGCGGAGGGCTGGACACCGCCGCGGCAGGGGTGTTGTCGACTCCGACCACCGCCATGTCCCGAGGGGCTTCGAGGCCGAGCCGGCGCAGCCCGGCCAGCACGCTCATGGCCACGTCGTCGTTGAACGCGCAGATGCCGGTCACCGGGGGATCGGCGGCGCGCCAGGACCGTACCGCGTCGGCCGCGGCGTCCGGTGTCAGGGGGACGGTCCGGACATCGGGAGCGGGCAGTCCCAGCTCGGCGCAGACCTTGCGGACACCCTCGAGGCGCGGTCCGGCGAAGACGGCGACCCGCTCGTCGTCGGGGTACGCGTATCCCAGTCGCCGGTGGGAGGCGGCCAGGTGGCGGGCCTGAGCGGCACCGATCGCGTTCGCGTTGGTGATGCCCTCGTCCGCCCCGATCCCCTTGTCGTCGTACAGGGCGGCGATCACCTCGATGCCGGCGGCCCGCATCGCCGTGGCGTCGGAGTCGGAGAACGGCGCGAAGGCCAGCACGGCGGCCGGCGTGAGGGCCTTCCAGATCTCGCCCAGCGAGCGGGCGCCCCGGATGCCGGAGTGGACGACGAAGGTGAGATTGCGCTTCGCGAACGCAAGCGTCAGCTCCTGGACGAGGCGGCCCGTCGCGTGGCCGAGCGGCCAGTCGGGCAGCAGGCCGAGCACCACGTCGGAACGTCCGTACCGAAGGGTCCGCGCCGCGGCCGACGGGGCGTAGCCGAGCTTCTGGGCCGCCGCCAGCACCCGCTGACGTGTCGCGTCGGTGATCTTCTGATGCTGGGTGTTGTTGAGGACGAAGCTCACCGTCGCCCGCGACACACCGGCCTCGCGGGCCACGTCCGCACTTGTCACTCGCTCGCTCCGCGGTGCCATCGACGACCACCTTCCACGAACCTCTTGCGCAACGCAGGAGACACAGTTAGTTTACGGGCACTCACTTTAACGTGTTAGCGACACGTTAAAGCAACTCCGAGTAGCCATGATGCGAGGTTGTGCGATGGGGACGCCCTATCGACTCATCCGATCGCCGACATTGAAGCAGACGGCCTGCGACGCCCACGAGACGGAGTGATCCTCCGGCTACGTCGCAAGGGCTCCCGGCGGTCTCCCCGCCGGGCCCTCATCTGAACACGTACGCATCCGCTCGCCGGGCGTCCGCCTCCAGGGCCCCCTCCGCGAGCCACGAGAACAGCTCGCTTCTCCCTACCCCGGCCCACCTTTTCCTTCGGAGACCCTCAATGAAGAGAAGAACCGCCCTCCAGGCCTCCATCGGCGTGATGGTCACGCTCACGCTCGCCGCCTGCGGCGGTGGACAGACCGACAGCGGCAGCGGCGGCAGCGCCGGCCCGGTGAACCTGACCATCGCCCTGTCCTCGGCACCCAACAGCCTGGACCCCGCCCAGGTCGCCGTCGGGCCCTTCCTGAACTACATGGACCCCGCCTACGCGACCCTGCTGACCCGCAAGCCCGACGGCACCCTGGGCGCCGGCCTGGCCGACAAGTGGGGCTACGTCGGCAAGAAGAACACCAAGTTCGAACTGCACCTGCGCAAGGGCCTGAAGTTCGCCGACGGCACACCGCTCACCGCCGCCGACGTCGTCAACTCGTTCACGTACTTCCAGAAGGGCAGCGGACCCGCCGCCGCCTGGTTCCGTCCCCTGACGTTCGCCACGCCCGACAGCTCGACCGTCCTGATCACCAGCCCCACGCCCAACCCCGACATGGGCACCCTGTTCACTCCCCCGTATATGGGCGGCGCCATCATCAGCCCGGCCGGGCTGAAGGCCCCGAAGAAGCTGGCCTCCACGACCTTCGGCGCCGGACCCTACGTCTACAGCGCCCAGCAGTCCGTCTCCGGCGACCACTACGTCTACGTCCCGAACAAGAACTTCTACGACCAGTCCGCCATCCACTTCAAGAAGATCACCGTCCGGGTGATGCCCAACGTCAACTCCCAGGTGCAGGCCCTGAAGTCCGGGCAGATCGACCTCATGTACGGCACCCCGGACGTGGCGCCGACCGTCAAGGGCACCAAGGGGATCACCACGCTGCAGAAGCCCACCACCTGGGCGGGCCTGTTCCTCCTGGACCGTGAGGGCACCGTCGTCAAGGGGCTCGGCGACGAGCGGGTCCGGCAGGCGCTGAACTTCGCCGTCGACCGCTCCGCGATCACGAAGGCGGTCTACGGGGACTACGGAACCCCGGTCTCGCAGCCCCAGATGCCCGGCTACGACGGCTACAGCACCGCCGCCGCGGACATGTACCCCTACGACCCCGCCAAGGCCAAGAAGCTGCTGAAGGAGGCGGGGTATGCCAAGGGCCTGACCATCCCGGTGAACTACGGGTCGTTCGACCCCTCGACGGCCAAGATGGTCCAGGCCGTGCAGGGGCAGCTCGCCAAGGTGGGCGTCAAGCTGAAGCTGAGGGCCGCCACGAACTTCGGTGGCTGGATCAACGACCTGCTGACGAAGAAGTACGCCGCCACCGTCCTCTCGCCCGGCACGGGCGGCGAGCCCAACTTCTACGCACAGCAGCCGCCCTTCACCAAGACGGGCATCATGAACCTCTTCGGCGTGGCCGACCCCGAGGTGGAAGCCGCGTACGCCCGGCTCGCCGGATCGGACCCGAAGTCCAGCGCGGCTGCGTCCAAGGACCTCACCGACGTGATCGTGCGCAAGGCGCTCGCCCTGCCGATCTCCGGTACCGACACGATCGCCATGTACAACAGCAAGCTGCGCGGGGTGAAGTTCCCGGAGGGTGGCGCACAGCTGACCTCCAACACCCTGTGGACCACCCGCTGACGAGGGCCGATGCTTCCCATCATTCTCCGCAGGCTGGCGCTGTCCATCCCGCTCCTTGTGATCGTCTCGGCGATCACCTTCCTCCTGGAATCGTTCGTGCCGGGAGATCCGGCACGAACGGTGCTCGGGATCAACGCTCCGCAGGAGCAGTACGACGCGCTCAGAGCCGCCATGCATCTCGACCAGCCGGTCGTCGTGCAGTACTGGCTCTATCTCCGCGACGTCCTGCGGGGCGATCTCGGCAGCTCGCTGTTCTCCGGTGAATCCGTGCTGGGGCTGATCGGGCAGCGCCTCCCGGTCACCCTGGCGCTGGTGATCGGAGGGACCGTGCTCGCGACCCTGGTCGGTGTCGTGCTCGGCGTGTACAGCGCGACGCGCGGCCGGGTCAGCCGCCGGCTGTTCGACATCGTGTCCCTGCTGGGCAGCGCGGTGCCCAACTTCTGGATCGCACTGGTGTTGGTCGCCGTGTTCGCCGTCAAGTTCTCGCTCTTCCCCGCCACCGGGTACACCCCGTTCGCCGAGTCGCCGGGGCAGTGGGCGTCCGGCCTGGTGCTGCCCGTGATCTCTCTCGCGATCGGCGGAGTCGCCTTCATCTCCAAGGTCACGCGCGACGCGATGCTGTCCACCCTCGCCCTCGACCACATCAGAACGCTGCGGGCCTCCGGCATCCGGCCCTCGTCGATCATCTGGAAGCACGCCCTGCGGGGCTGCGGACTGCCGGTGGTGACCACGATCGGCCTCATGATGATCACGTTCATCCCCGGCACGATCCTCGTCGAGAACGTCTTCACCCTGCCCGGTCTGGGCACCACGGTCGTGGACGCGACCAACCAGCACGATCTGCCGGTCGTGCAGGGCCTCACCATCACCTTCACGGTCATGGTCATCGTGGTGAACCTTCTCGTCGACATCCTCTACAGCCTCCTCAACCCGAAGGTACGTACGGAATGACCACTGTCGAGGCGCCTTTGAAGGCGCGATCGCGGGCGCGGATCAACCCGTTCGCCGGGATATGGCGCCGTCCCGTCGCCGCCGCATCGCTCGTCGTGGTCGTCGGTATCACCGTCGCGGTGGTGCTCGCCCCGCTCCTGGCACCGCACCCGCCGCTGGCGCAGGACCTGCTCCACACGCTGTCCGGTCCGTCGGCGGACCATCCGCTGGGCACCGACGTCCTCGGCCGCGACGTGCTGAGCCGACTGCTCCACGGCGGACGGCCCACCCTGATCGGGGTGGGGGTGGCCGTACTCGTCTACGCCGTCGTCGGCATGTCGCTGGGCGTGCTGGCCGGCTACCTGCGCGGCTGGACCGACCGGGTCATCGTCGCCCTGCTGGACGTCATGCTCTCGGTCCCCGCGGTCATCATCACGCTCGCCGTCCTCGCCATCTTCTACCAGAGCAACGTCGCCGCCATGCTCACGCTCGGCTTCTTCGCCTCCGCGGGCCTCGCCCGGATCATCCGCAGCTCATGCATCGCGCTGCGCGAGGAGCTGTTCGTGGACGCCGCCAGGGTGTCCGGGCTCGGCCCGGCACGGATCATGGCCCGCCACATCCTCCCCCGGCTGACAGGGCAGTTGCTGGTCCCGATCTTCCTCTTCTCGGGCAACGCCCTCGCCATCCAGACCGGCCTCGGATTCCTCGGACTGGCCACTCCCGCGCCCGCCCCCAGCTGGGGCGGCATGGTCGGGGAGGCCGCGCAGATCATGCAGCAGGACCCCTACCTGCTGTTCGTCTCCGGTGGCGTGATCGGCCTCATGTCCCTCTCCTTCGGGCTGGTCGGCGACGGACTGCGCGACCTCGAACAGGACCGGCGGCAGGCAACGGGCGGCCGGTCGCGACGGCCGGTTCCCGCGGCGGCCTCCCAGACCGCCGCCGAGCCGTCGGACACATCGCTGGACGGGGCGGTGCTCGCCGTGCGCGACTACTCGATCGCCTTCGCCACCGCGCAGGGGCCACGCGACGTCGTCGACTCCATCAGCTTCACGGTCCGCCCCGGTGAGATCTTCGGACTCGTCGGCGAATCCGGCAGCGGAAAGACGGTGACGGGACTGTCCCTGCTCGGGCTCCTCCCGCCCAACGGGGCGGTGACGAGCGGCGCGGCCTGGCTGGCCGGCACCCGCATCAGCGGCCTGCCGGAACGCGAGTTGCAGCGCATCCGCGGCAGCGAGATCGCTCTCGTCTCGCAGGAACCCATGGTGGCGCTCGACCCGTACTTCACCATCGGCTCCCAGCTGGCCGAGGTCATCCGGCGCATCGACGCCGGGCGCGGCGGGAAGGACGCCGTACAACAGCGGATCCGCGAGCTGCTGACCAGCGTCCACCTGCGCGATCCGGACGACATCGCGCGCCGGCACCCGCACGAACTGTCCGGCGGCATGCTCCAGCGCGTCGTCATCGCCATGGCGCTGGCCGGGTCTCCGAAGGTGCTGATCGCCGACGAACCCACCACGGCACTGGACGTCACCGTGCAGGCGGGAATCCTGGACCTGCTGCGGTCGCTGCGCGACGAACACGGCATGGCGATCATCCTGATCACCCACGACCTGGGCGTGGTGGCCGACAGCTGCGACCGCGCGATCGTGATGGAGCACGGCCGGATCGTGGAGGAGGGCTCGGTCGAGGACATCTTCTACCGGCCCCGGCACCCGTACACGAAGAAGCTCATCGAGAGCACACCCAGCATCGCTCGTACGGAGGGCAGGATCACGTGACCGGAACACCCGCACTCCAGATAGACGGCCTCGCGGTCCGCTACCCGGGCCGTGGCTTCCGCAAGCCCCCGACCACCGTCATCGAGGACGTGTCGTTCGAGGTCGGGCACGCCGAGACGGTCGCCCTCGTGGGCGAGTCCGGCTCGGGAAAGACCACCATCGGCAGAGCGGTCCTGGGACTCACCCCGGTCAGCGGCGGACGGGTCCTGCTCGACGGGCGGGACATCACCCGCCTCACCGGCCGGGCCCGTCGGCTGCTGTCCTCCGATCTCCAGGCGATCTTCCAGAATCCGTACGGGTCGCTCAACCCGGCGCTGCCCGTGGGCCGGACGCTGGCCGAGCCCCTGCTCGTCGGTTCGGCCCGCTCGCCCCGCGAGGTCCGTGACGACATCGGGGATCTGCTCCGCCGCGTCGGGCTGCCGGAGGACGCGGCCGACCGCTACCCGGCACAGTTCAGCGGAGGCCAGCGCCAGCGCATCGCCATCGCCCGGGCGGTGGCCCGCAAGCCGAAGCTCATCATCTGCGACGAGCCGACCAGTGCCCTCGACGTCACCACCCAGGCCGCCGCGCTGAACCTCCTCTCCGAGCTCCAGGACACACTCGGGTGCGCGTACCTGTTCATCACTCACGACCTCGCGGTCGTCAAGGAGTTCGCGGCCCGCACCCTGGTCCTGCAACACGGACGCATCGTGGAGGAGGGAGGCAGCGTCGACGTGTGCGACCGGCCGCGGCACGAGTACACCCGGCGCCTGGTGGCGGCCGCCCCCGTCCCCGACCCGGACCTGCAACGCACGCGCCGCCGACAGCGGTTGGAGGTGAAGGCGACCGCATGACGGGGCACGACGGCGACCGCGTGACAGCGGTTCGGGCCGGCGGGCCGGCCCGAGACCGGCCGCCTCAGTGGTCGAGCGGCTCGTAGTCGAACCAGTCGAAGTGCACGGAGTCGGCGGAGGCGAACATGCCGAACACCCGGCCCGTGAACCCGCCGGCGACCTCCGTGGACAGATACCGGCCGTCCAGCGAGGCGAGTTCGACGAAGGCGCCGTCCGGCTCCTCGAAGCCGAGCGCGACGAAGTCGGGGCCGGTACGCGCGTCCTTCACGGTGTCCACGGGGACCGTCTCGACACGGAGAACCACGGGCCCCGAGGGCGCGGGCCGGGACGCCACGACGGTGTGCAACGGGCCGATGCGGGCACGGACCCGCACCTGTCCGAACGTGACCTCCACGGAGTAGTGATGGCTCTCGTCCAGGCGAACGGCCAGGCCGCCCTCGCCTTCCGCCGCGTCGAGCGAGGTGCGCACCCGGCACGACGGGTGCTGCTGCCGGCGGCCCACGAACGTCACGTCGGCGTCGTCGAGTGATCCGCCGCGGGCACGCAGGGTCAGCCGGCCGGGCCGTTCCTTCGTGGTGCAGTCCTCCGAGAGGCGCTGACGCGGCGAGATCCAGTGCGGGGCCAGCTCGGTCACGTCGAAGTCGTCCCGGCGCTCCGGCGCGGCGGCGGGTGGCTGAAGGGGCCAGGGCGGGGCGGGCATGACGCAGGACAGTTCGCCGACGACGGGCCAGCCGTCGACCCACTCGACCGGCACCAGATAGGTCTCCCGGCCCAGTACGTGCCAGCCGGGGGTGCCGCCGCCCGGCCGTACACCGAGCAGCACCATCCACCACGAGCCGTCGGGGCCTTGGACCAGGTCGGCGTGGCCGGTGTTCTGGATGGGGTGGTCGGTGCCGCGGTGGGTCAGGACCGGGTTGGCCGGGCAGGGCTCGAACGGGCCCGTGGGGGTGTGGCCGCGGGCGATCGATACCCCGTGGCCCCGTTCCGTGCCGCCTTCGGCGATGAGCAGGTACCAGTAGTCGCCGA from the Streptomyces sp. NBC_00310 genome contains:
- a CDS encoding alpha/beta hydrolase, with amino-acid sequence MIRHHDFRHHGLTLRSTLHIPEGPADTRHPTVVFVHGFTSNRIELPNFVAMSRLLAANGIASVRFDLSGHGESDGDFFDVTITGEIAETRAILRTVRTLDFVDPDRIGLVGMSMGGVVAGITAAEETGIGALCLWSPAAVAPFEIGRGYLKGRRLAPEIEEKGYVDADGHRMSPALVEDIAGLDVYGRSGAYTGPVHILHGDKDDIAPLEYVRRYLEHYDGNAELEIVEGADHAWGTVPHRTTLHHSTLRFLRRHLQR
- a CDS encoding family 78 glycoside hydrolase catalytic domain translates to MKTSSPVPRHATDTTTSVTGLRTADDSGLVATPYPMPRLSWSLTGERPGILQHAYEIEVSADASFSDTTSSGNVESDTVTDHPWPAQPLNSRETRYWRVRVRTDLGWTEWSDAARVEAALLDDVDWAARPVHLPSDRGRSSPGPVPLLRREFHLPAEPVSARLYVTSLGVHRTTVNGRAVSEDLLEPGWTSYPNRLLYATYDVTGLLRTGANALSAAVGDGWYRGHLTWHKNRDVYGDTTALLAQLEVNLADGTRVTVTTDGHWKGGYGDLLAADLYDGCERDLRHEPEGWRLPGFVDTDWEPAATLPLPTGLTQRAHPPVRVVQVIRPERRTLPDGSIAVDAGENITGWLRLRVDGPKGSTVTVRHAEVLDGDGRLLTSILRGARATDQYTLAGGTAELTPEFTFHGFRYAEIGTSPDVTVEAIEVEVVASDLRRIGEFRCSDERVNTLYANVVRSQRGNFLAVPTDCPQRDERLGWTGDIMAFAPTACATFDSGSFLDSWLTDLRIEQRPDGAVPMVIPDVPLGELPPAELPFAGAAAGWGDAATVVPTALYEAYGRRDMLNRHYAAMRAWVEFTVDHLDEDGTWSGNAQLGDWLDPAAPPEDPARATTDSAYVATAFVAHSARLLADTARELGRLDDAVRYEALHGRTAEAAWRKWGDHARTTQTGCALALSFGIAPDTERADVGKALAGLVRANGGRIATGFLGTPFVLPALSGTGHTAEAYELLLNPECPGWLYQVARGATTMWERWDAIRPDGTIDVENAGTMLSFNHYAYGAVAAWLYRSVAGLRPTAPGYRTLDIAPRPGSTLTSAEASITTPYGTASVAWSISGDTLTVKAVLPPGTTGRFSPPEGWRCAEAVDGLASGSHLLSLRPVIGP
- a CDS encoding alpha/beta hydrolase; the encoded protein is MPLDPYLAERLHLLAGITFADLADPDAQSRFGAFMRDPAQWVHPDVTVANREIAGPHGPVPVRTYTPPRPGSAAVLWAHGGGFLGGDLDMPEAHVVAAELAARTGAVVVCVDYRLAVGGVRHPVPVDDVCAAWRWLRTELAADADAVALGGASAGAALALATALRDREEGRRPADLLLLAYPFAHFPVPALDSTMAAEMAALPPTMRFTTADVEFMVENYVGRLTDLPRDALPGAAPLHGLPPVHLLVSEYDDLRPSAELLARQLTASQVEVRTYLAAGMPHGHLNRTPALTEVDRSLDFFADALR
- a CDS encoding LacI family DNA-binding transcriptional regulator → MTSADVAREAGVSRATVSFVLNNTQHQKITDATRQRVLAAAQKLGYAPSAAARTLRYGRSDVVLGLLPDWPLGHATGRLVQELTLAFAKRNLTFVVHSGIRGARSLGEIWKALTPAAVLAFAPFSDSDATAMRAAGIEVIAALYDDKGIGADEGITNANAIGAAQARHLAASHRRLGYAYPDDERVAVFAGPRLEGVRKVCAELGLPAPDVRTVPLTPDAAADAVRSWRAADPPVTGICAFNDDVAMSVLAGLRRLGLEAPRDMAVVGVDNTPAAAVSSPPLTSVVQDLPGIAELYADSVRAALDSAEATGNQVQPHIRLEVRESA
- a CDS encoding ABC transporter substrate-binding protein; its protein translation is MKRRTALQASIGVMVTLTLAACGGGQTDSGSGGSAGPVNLTIALSSAPNSLDPAQVAVGPFLNYMDPAYATLLTRKPDGTLGAGLADKWGYVGKKNTKFELHLRKGLKFADGTPLTAADVVNSFTYFQKGSGPAAAWFRPLTFATPDSSTVLITSPTPNPDMGTLFTPPYMGGAIISPAGLKAPKKLASTTFGAGPYVYSAQQSVSGDHYVYVPNKNFYDQSAIHFKKITVRVMPNVNSQVQALKSGQIDLMYGTPDVAPTVKGTKGITTLQKPTTWAGLFLLDREGTVVKGLGDERVRQALNFAVDRSAITKAVYGDYGTPVSQPQMPGYDGYSTAAADMYPYDPAKAKKLLKEAGYAKGLTIPVNYGSFDPSTAKMVQAVQGQLAKVGVKLKLRAATNFGGWINDLLTKKYAATVLSPGTGGEPNFYAQQPPFTKTGIMNLFGVADPEVEAAYARLAGSDPKSSAAASKDLTDVIVRKALALPISGTDTIAMYNSKLRGVKFPEGGAQLTSNTLWTTR
- a CDS encoding ABC transporter permease translates to MLPIILRRLALSIPLLVIVSAITFLLESFVPGDPARTVLGINAPQEQYDALRAAMHLDQPVVVQYWLYLRDVLRGDLGSSLFSGESVLGLIGQRLPVTLALVIGGTVLATLVGVVLGVYSATRGRVSRRLFDIVSLLGSAVPNFWIALVLVAVFAVKFSLFPATGYTPFAESPGQWASGLVLPVISLAIGGVAFISKVTRDAMLSTLALDHIRTLRASGIRPSSIIWKHALRGCGLPVVTTIGLMMITFIPGTILVENVFTLPGLGTTVVDATNQHDLPVVQGLTITFTVMVIVVNLLVDILYSLLNPKVRTE